The window TCGGATCGTGCAGGCCTCGGAACTCGAGGAAAAGCTCACCGAGATTCTCGAACGCGTCGTCTGATCTGGCCTGTCACTCCTCCACGGGCACGGCCAGCACGGGCACGTCGGCGCGCCGGCGGACGCGATCCACGACGCTGACGCCGTGCTTCAGCCGATCCAGCCCGGTCCGGCGGTGGTTGCCGAGCACGACCATGTCGGCGTCGTGGTCGTCGGCGTAGGCGGTGATCTCCGCGCCCGGCGCGCCGTAGCGAAAGTGCCGGACGACGTCGTGGTCGGGCGCCAGCGCCTCGGCCAGCGCGTCGACGGCGGCCTCGCCGCGCGCTTCGGCCCGCTCGACGACGGGGTCGAAGTGGCCCATCTCGGAGGCCGTGTCGACGACGTACAGCGCGTGAACGGTCGCGCCGGGGGCGACGGCGCTGACGGTCTCGCTCAGTGCGGTGGCCTCCGCTTCGCTGGCCGCCGCGACGAGCACGCGCTCGACGGCCCCGGTCTGTGCCTGTGCGGATGGGGTCTCTACGGACATGGTGTGAGGTGCCCGGGCGGCCGTGCCGACGTTCGACGGCGCGGCCGCGACCGGGCGGTGCGTACTCCACCCTACGACCTACCAGAACGTAAATATTTTCGACACCGATATCAATTATAATGGTCGTCCAGGCCCTATACGTCGCGAATTCGGGGTTCGGAGTCCTGTCGGTCGATGACGGATCCGCCGTTCGGGGTCTCCGGTTCGCACCCCGGCGAGGTCGGAAGCTGCGAGACTGATACTCTAGAGTATCATACGTCAGAGTATCGTACTCCGAAGTACGATAACGGGCAACGGTCTGCTCGAACCCGACGGAAACTCTTTGTCCGGGACGCCGCTTGCAACGGGTATGGCCGGCCGAACGGAACTGACGAGCGTCGAGACGGTCCACGAGGAGGGGTCGTGGCTGTTCACCGCGACCGACGAGCGCGGCGACGCCGAGGAGGTGCTGCTGGTGCCCTGCGAGGACGGCGTCTCGGCGTGGATCAACCGCTGTACGCACGAGGCCCAGCGGTTCGACACGGGCCGCGGCGCACCGATACGGGACGGCCAGATCATCTGCCCGCGCCACGGGTCGCTGTTCGATAGCTGCACCGGCTACTGCGACAACGGCGAGGCCGCCGACACCACGCTGCCCGGCGTCGACGTCGAGGTGGAGGAGAGCACGGTGTACCTCGTCGACGAGGACTATGACTTCTCCCACGAGGGCGAGGCCGACGAGGACGACGGCACACCGAGTTCCACCTCACACATCGGCTTCTAGTCCGTCCCTCACGGACGACCAGAACAATCGCAATTCTCGCGCGAACGACTTTATTGACAATCGGTACCACACAACAGGGGAGCGTGGCTCCCGTTCCACTCGGCGGACTCCTCCGCCGGCCGCTGCTCAGGCACGCGCTGCGACCGATCGCGACGTTCGCGGCCGTCGTCGCCGCCGGCGTCGCCGGGTTCACTGCGCTCGCCGACGTCGGCGTCGTGGACGCGCTGTTCTGGCTGCTCGATCCGACGAGCATCGAACTCCACTTCGAGCGCCACGACGGGCCGGCGACGCTGGTCAAGGGCTACGCCATCGTGGTCCTGTCGGGACTGGTCGTCGCCGGTCTCTGGATCGGCGAGACCGTGCTGTCGGCGGCCTTCGGCGGACAGATGCGGGACGAACTCAGAAAGATGCAAGTCCAACGCACTATCGACGACGTCGACGACCACGTCGTGGTCTGTGGCTACGGCACGTTCGGGAAGACCGTCGCACGGCGGCTCAGCGACGGGGACCGCCCCGTGGTCGTCGTCGAGAGCCAGACCGCACAGTACGAGCGCGCGATCGAGGACGACCTCCTGGCAGTCAACGGCGACGCGCGCCGAGAAGAGACCCTGGAGTCGGCCGGCGTCCGGCGGGCGAGCGCAGTCGTCGGTGCCATCGACGACTCCAACGCGAACATCCAGATCGTCCTGGCGGCCGGCCAGCTCGCTCCGACGGTCAGACTGGTCGTCCGCGTCGGCGACGACACCTACGAGTCGCTCGCCCGGCGTGCGGGCGCTGACGAGGTGATCATCCCGGAGGTCCTCAGCGGCGAGCAGGTGACGACGACGCTGGCGACCGCGGAGAAATAGCCGCGCGTCTCAGTTCGCTAGCTCTGCCTGCCAGTCCTCGATCTGGTCGGCGCTGACGCCCTGGACGCTGGCGGCGACGTCGCCGGGGTCGACCTCGGTCAGGTCGTCGGGCTCCTCGACGCCGACGGCCTCGAGCTTCTCGGCGGTCGCCGAGCCGATGCCGGAGAGGTCCTCGAGGTCCTCGACGGCGTTGCGGGCCTGGTACTCGGCGTAGTTGCAGATCGGACAGCCGAGTTCCCAGGGGTCGTCGTCGTCCTCCTCGTCGTGGATCTCCAGCGCGGGCAGGTCGTGCTCGTCGCAGTAGTCGTCGGTGACGACGACGTCGCCGTTGCGCGGGAGCGGCAGCGAGTAGTCGCAGTCGGGGTAGCGCGTACAGCCGACCAGCCGCGAGCCAGAGCGCAGGCGCTTGATCGCCAGCTCCCCGTCGTGCTCTTCGCCACACTCGGGACAGGCCCCGATCACCTCGTCGTCGGTCTCGTCGGCCTTCTCGGCCTCGCAGCGGGGGCAGCCGTGGACGAAGGTGTCCCGGCCGGCGAGCATCTTGACGTGGTGCATGTCGTGCTCGTCGCAGGTGTCGTCGAGTACCAGCGGCTCGCCCGTCGACGGAAGCGGGAGCGTGTACCGGCAGTCCGGGAAGCCGTCGCAGCCGACGAAATAGGAGCCGTGCCGGGAACTCCGGACGAGGAGGTCCTCGCCGCAGTCGGGACAGGGACCCAGCGTCTTGTCGGCCTTCAGCGACTCCTGGAGGAAGTCGCCGATCTCCTCGCGGGAGGCCCGCAGCTCCTCGAACACCCGCTCCAGCATCTCGCGGGACTCGTCGGTGACCTCGTCCAGCGTCGCCTCGCCCTCGGCGATGGCCGTCATGTCCGACTCCAGCTGGGCGGTCATCTCCTCGCTGACGACGCGGTCGGCGTACTCCTCGGTGGCCTCGACGACGGCGTCGGCCAGCGCTGTCGGCCGCGGCGGGTCGCCCTCGATGTAGCCGCGGTCGTAGAGCTTCTCGATGGTGTTGTGGCGGGTGGCTTTTGTGCCTAGCCCGAGATCCTCCATTTTCTTGATAAGTCTGGACTGCCCGTAGCGCCGCGGCGGCTGGGTCTGCTTGGCCGCGAGTTCGACGTCGCTCATGGCGAGATCTTCGCCCTCCTCGACCTCGGGGACGAACGTCTCGTCCGCGCTGGAGTAGGGGTAGACGGCGTGGTACCCCTCCTCGAGGAGGCGCTTGCCGTTGGCCTTCATCGTGCGGCCGCTGGCCTCCGCGACGACGCGCAGGTGCGCCCAGGTGGCTGGCTCGGCGACGGTCGCGAAGAACCGCCGGACGACAAGCTCGAAGACCTCCTCGGCGTCCTCGTCGAGTTCGTTGCTGGAGGGCAGCTCGCCGGTCGGGTGGATCGGCGGGTGGTCGGTCGTCTCCTCGTCGCCCTCGGTGGGGACGACCTCCTCCTGGTCCAGCAGCGACTCGGCCTCCTCGGCGAACCGGCGGCCGCCGGCGAAGTCCTCCAGCAGCTCCTCGGGGTCGAGGTCCTCGGGGTAGACGGTGTTGTCCGTCCGCGGGTAGGTGATGTAGCCGGCGGTGTACAGCTCCTCGGCCAGCGACATCGCGCGCTGGGCGGAGTAGCCCAGCGACCCCGCGGCGGAGATGAAGGCCGTGGTGTTGAACGGCTCCGGCGGCTCGTCGATGCGGGTGCGCCGGCGGACGGAGGTGACGGTCGCGCTGTCGGCGCTCTGCAGGTCCTCGTAGGCCGCGTCGGCGGCGTCCTCGTCCCAGACGCGCTCGGCC of the Halomicrobium salinisoli genome contains:
- a CDS encoding universal stress protein, producing the protein MSVETPSAQAQTGAVERVLVAAASEAEATALSETVSAVAPGATVHALYVVDTASEMGHFDPVVERAEARGEAAVDALAEALAPDHDVVRHFRYGAPGAEITAYADDHDADMVVLGNHRRTGLDRLKHGVSVVDRVRRRADVPVLAVPVEE
- a CDS encoding Rieske (2Fe-2S) protein yields the protein MAGRTELTSVETVHEEGSWLFTATDERGDAEEVLLVPCEDGVSAWINRCTHEAQRFDTGRGAPIRDGQIICPRHGSLFDSCTGYCDNGEAADTTLPGVDVEVEESTVYLVDEDYDFSHEGEADEDDGTPSSTSHIGF
- a CDS encoding potassium channel family protein: MAPVPLGGLLRRPLLRHALRPIATFAAVVAAGVAGFTALADVGVVDALFWLLDPTSIELHFERHDGPATLVKGYAIVVLSGLVVAGLWIGETVLSAAFGGQMRDELRKMQVQRTIDDVDDHVVVCGYGTFGKTVARRLSDGDRPVVVVESQTAQYERAIEDDLLAVNGDARREETLESAGVRRASAVVGAIDDSNANIQIVLAAGQLAPTVRLVVRVGDDTYESLARRAGADEVIIPEVLSGEQVTTTLATAEK
- a CDS encoding DNA topoisomerase I; its protein translation is MELIITEKENAARRIAEILSEGTADAERRNGVNVYRWGGKRCVGLSGHVVGVDFPPEYANWRDVEPVELVDADVTKEPTQKNIVATLREQARKAESVTIATDYDREGELIGKEAYELVREETDAPVDRVRFSSITEREVREAFADPDEIDFDLAAAGEARQTIDLVWGAALTRFLSLSARQLGEDFISVGRVQSPTLKLIVDREREIQAFEPDDYWEIFADLTKDGTAFEAQYFYDDDGSEAERVWDEDAADAAYEDLQSADSATVTSVRRRTRIDEPPEPFNTTAFISAAGSLGYSAQRAMSLAEELYTAGYITYPRTDNTVYPEDLDPEELLEDFAGGRRFAEEAESLLDQEEVVPTEGDEETTDHPPIHPTGELPSSNELDEDAEEVFELVVRRFFATVAEPATWAHLRVVAEASGRTMKANGKRLLEEGYHAVYPYSSADETFVPEVEEGEDLAMSDVELAAKQTQPPRRYGQSRLIKKMEDLGLGTKATRHNTIEKLYDRGYIEGDPPRPTALADAVVEATEEYADRVVSEEMTAQLESDMTAIAEGEATLDEVTDESREMLERVFEELRASREEIGDFLQESLKADKTLGPCPDCGEDLLVRSSRHGSYFVGCDGFPDCRYTLPLPSTGEPLVLDDTCDEHDMHHVKMLAGRDTFVHGCPRCEAEKADETDDEVIGACPECGEEHDGELAIKRLRSGSRLVGCTRYPDCDYSLPLPRNGDVVVTDDYCDEHDLPALEIHDEEDDDDPWELGCPICNYAEYQARNAVEDLEDLSGIGSATAEKLEAVGVEEPDDLTEVDPGDVAASVQGVSADQIEDWQAELAN